From a single Anomaloglossus baeobatrachus isolate aAnoBae1 chromosome 4, aAnoBae1.hap1, whole genome shotgun sequence genomic region:
- the TMEM213 gene encoding transmembrane protein 213: protein MKITVLLLLQLCYIQESWAASNGTVEGLLQCPDNTTFCDVASQCCMPGMDSYGWIAAAVGWSLWVFTIILMCIGKVMDLRPNEPKYEYVQE, encoded by the exons ATGAAgatcaccgtcctcctcctcctccagctctgctacatccaggagTCCTGGGCAG CCTCCAATGGCACCGTGGAAGGTTTGCTGCAGTGTCCAG ATAACACTACGTTCTGCGATGTGGCGAGTCAGTGCTGCATGCCCGGGATGGATAGCTATGGCTGGATCGCGGCCGCTGTGGGCTGGAGTCTGTGGGTTTTCACCATCATCCTCATGTGCATTGGTAAAGTTATGGACCTGAGGCCGAACGAGCCCAAATACGAGTACGTCCAGGAGTAA